The Arcobacter porcinus sequence ATAGAAAAAGTAAAAGAAGTTATGAGTTTTTTAGAAATATCTGATTTAAAAGATTTAAGAGTTGCTCAAATGAGCACAGGTCAGCTAAGAAAATGTATAGTTGCAAGAGCACTAATTCATGAACCAAAAGCATTTATTTTAGATGAGCCAACTGTTGGACTTGATATAAAAGCACAGATAAATTTTGTAAAGATGTTAAAAAAATTAGCAAAAAAATCATCTATAATTCTTGTAACTCATCATCTTGAAGAGATTTTTGAAGAGATAGAAAATATAGCTTTAGTTTACAATCAAACTATATATAAAAGTGGTAAAAAAAAGGATATTTTGACTAGTGAGAATCTATCTGAAATTTTTGATACAAAACTAAGTATCAAAGAGAAAAATAGTAGATATTTTGTAGAAGAGATTTTATAATCTTTTCTACTATCTTATTTTTTTGGTCTAAATACTTTTATAACTTCTTCATCTGTCTCTAAATATGGACCTTCCATAATATCAATACAGTATGGAATTGCTGGGAAAACTGCATCCAAACACTCTTTTATTGATTTTGGTTTTCCTGGAAGATTTACTATTAAAGAGCTTCCTCTAAGTCCTGCTGTTTGTCTTGATAAAATAGCAGTTGGAACATATTGTAAGCTAACACTTCTCATAAGTTCTCCAAATCCTGGCATCATTCTATCGCAAACTGCTTCTGTTGCTTCAGGAGTTACATCTCTTAATGCTGGTCCTGTTCCACCTGTTGTTACAACTAAAGAGCATTTTTCATTGTCAATTAAATTTATTAAAGTATCTTCAATAGTTTTTTTATCATCTCTAATACATCTATAAACAGGCTCCCAAGGAGTTTTTAAATAAGAATTTAATGTATCAATAATAGCTTTTCCTGATAAGTCTTCATAAACTCCACTACTTGCTCTATCGCTTGTTGTGATTATTCCAATTTTTGCAATCATAATATATGTCCTTTATCTTTAAAATAGTAAACAGTAGCAAAATCTTTGAAAAATTCTTTTGCTTCTAAACTATCAATAATTTTGTCATTTTTCCCTAAAAAAACCTCTATTTTAAGACCTTTTTCTACTAATTCTTCTAAATCTTCTTTGTTCCATTTAAAGTTTATAAGTTCATCTAGCTCTTCATAGTTTCCTTTTTTATAAAACTTATCAATATTTTTTGAAGAGTTATCTTTGACATTATTCAAAAAAGTTTTAATATATGTTTTTTCATCTTTTTTAAAAAACATAACTTGCATTCTTTTAAACTTTTCATCTTTATTTTGAAAAAAAGCAGGAGAAAAGAGTTGTAGTTTATCAACTCTTTTTTTACTATTTTTTACTTCCAAAAAAGCTTTTATAGCACCATATGAAAATCCACTTACTATAAAATCGCCTTTTTCTATATACTCTTCAAAAAGTTCACTCTCGTTTGAAAAGCAAAATCCACTAAAATAATTCTTAGAAATCATTTAGAGTTATTACCTCATTTTTAAGCATAAGTTCTTTTAATCTATTAAGTTCTTCTATGTTTTGAGAAAGTGTTGCTCTTAAATCATTTTTTATAGAGTTTATAAGCTCATTTTCATCTGTTGCCATTTTATAATCTAAAACCATTTTAGAAGCTAAATCATATGCTCTTTTTATATCAGCTTCATTTACAAAAAACTTCTCTTTTTTTATAAGCTCAAGCCCAATAATACCAGCTAAATCAATCTTAATACTCATAACTAACTCACTAAAAGATGGATAAACAGAATCTGTTTTATAGATATTTTCATCCAAAAGTGCTATTTTTGTTTTTGAAATAAATGCTTTACAAGTTTGATAAGTTGCTAAAATATCTTTTTGCTCACTATCAAGTATTTTTATCTGCTTTTTACCAAATTCTAATTTATTTTTTGCAACTTCAATATCACTATAATCTAGTATTTGTCTATTGTTCTTAATCATATTTAAAAGTGCTTCATTTACCAAAGTTGATAAAGCCGCTGAGTTAAATCCAGCTGTTTCAGTAACAAGCTTATCAATATTTATCTCATTATTTGTATCTTTTAAATATAGCTCTAAAATTTTCTTTCTATCATCTATATTTGGCAAACTTAAATGAACTCTTCTATCAAATCTTCCAGCTCTTAAAAGTGCATCATCCAAAACTTCTATTTTATTTGTTGCAGCAATTACAATAACTCCACTATCTCCTTCAAATCCATCCATCTGAGTTAAAAGTTCATTTAGTGTTGATTCTCTTTCATCATTTGATTTTCCGCTTCTTGCTTTTCCTACTGCATCAATTTCATCTATAAATACAATAGATGGAGCATTTATCTTTGCACTAGCAAAAAGTTCTCTTACTTTTTTTGCTCCCATTCCTACATAAATATGAACAAAACTTGCTCCACTTTGATAGAAAAACGGAACTTGTGCTTCTCCTGCAACTGCTCTTGCAATCAAAGTTTTACCAACTCCTGGAGGACCAACTAGCAAAACACCTTTTGGAAGTTTTACACCAAATTTTTGGTATTTTTTTGGATTATTTAAAAAATCAACTATCTCTTCAAGCTCTTCTTTAATCTCTTTTATTCCTGCAACATCTTTAAAAGTAATATTTGATTTTACAGCTTGAACACCTTGCTCAATAGCAACATTTTGTTCATAGTTTTTTTTGAGTTCTTTATCAAAATTTGATGGCTCTTCTTTTGTTTTTCCTATTTTAAAATATTCTCTTATCTTATCTTGTTTAGCTCTTAATACAAAAGATAAAATAAGTAGTACAATCAAAAATACAATTCCAATATAGTATCCAGTTCCTTCAATATTTGAACTACTTTTATAAAGTGTGTAAGTAAATAAAACTATTAAAGCAACAGCTGATAAAAGCATTAGCTTAAAGTTTTTATCCATATTTTTATTATCTGAATTTTGCTTCATTTTTAACATCCTTTACTAAATAAGAATCAAGATTTACCCAATCTCCAAGCAAATCTTCACTTGATTCAATCTCA is a genomic window containing:
- a CDS encoding ABC transporter ATP-binding protein encodes the protein MNIIDFENINVGYDERIVLKNINLKIKSGEHWAILGANGSGKSTLMKLIQSEIHPRQTNEFKKEILGKSHYSIFELKKELGIITNDLHNYFAKEAGYMSGFEVVLSGHYSSIGIFTHQDFTIKQIEKVKEVMSFLEISDLKDLRVAQMSTGQLRKCIVARALIHEPKAFILDEPTVGLDIKAQINFVKMLKKLAKKSSIILVTHHLEEIFEEIENIALVYNQTIYKSGKKKDILTSENLSEIFDTKLSIKEKNSRYFVEEIL
- the mog gene encoding molybdopterin adenylyltransferase, with the translated sequence MIAKIGIITTSDRASSGVYEDLSGKAIIDTLNSYLKTPWEPVYRCIRDDKKTIEDTLINLIDNEKCSLVVTTGGTGPALRDVTPEATEAVCDRMMPGFGELMRSVSLQYVPTAILSRQTAGLRGSSLIVNLPGKPKSIKECLDAVFPAIPYCIDIMEGPYLETDEEVIKVFRPKK
- the bioV gene encoding pimelyl-ACP methyl ester esterase BioV, with product MISKNYFSGFCFSNESELFEEYIEKGDFIVSGFSYGAIKAFLEVKNSKKRVDKLQLFSPAFFQNKDEKFKRMQVMFFKKDEKTYIKTFLNNVKDNSSKNIDKFYKKGNYEELDELINFKWNKEDLEELVEKGLKIEVFLGKNDKIIDSLEAKEFFKDFATVYYFKDKGHIL
- a CDS encoding AAA family ATPase; this encodes MKQNSDNKNMDKNFKLMLLSAVALIVLFTYTLYKSSSNIEGTGYYIGIVFLIVLLILSFVLRAKQDKIREYFKIGKTKEEPSNFDKELKKNYEQNVAIEQGVQAVKSNITFKDVAGIKEIKEELEEIVDFLNNPKKYQKFGVKLPKGVLLVGPPGVGKTLIARAVAGEAQVPFFYQSGASFVHIYVGMGAKKVRELFASAKINAPSIVFIDEIDAVGKARSGKSNDERESTLNELLTQMDGFEGDSGVIVIAATNKIEVLDDALLRAGRFDRRVHLSLPNIDDRKKILELYLKDTNNEINIDKLVTETAGFNSAALSTLVNEALLNMIKNNRQILDYSDIEVAKNKLEFGKKQIKILDSEQKDILATYQTCKAFISKTKIALLDENIYKTDSVYPSFSELVMSIKIDLAGIIGLELIKKEKFFVNEADIKRAYDLASKMVLDYKMATDENELINSIKNDLRATLSQNIEELNRLKELMLKNEVITLNDF